AGGATGTTTATGAGTATGATTTGCCTCCAAAACAAAATAGTTATTCCCATAGATTATTTCCTTGGGATAATATTTTTGAGTATGGAATTCCCATCAGTAGCATTGATGATAACTGAGGTTTTTTCTAGTAGTTAAACCTTTTTAATTATCATAAAACCTTAACAAAAAAATCGGATCTATATTATCTATTATTGTTGATTCAAATAAAGTCTTTTTAAGCTAAACTGTTGATAACTATATAATTTAAATTATAACTTTAAGATAGTGGATAATAATAAACCTGATAAAGATAAAATGCTCTATCCTCGTAGCTCCTATCGTGGAGAGTTTAGCCCCGAAAATTTAATGTTTAATGCTAATTTGCAGGAGTTTGCTCAAAAAGTGAGTTATATCTGCAACTTAGAAACTAATGGCAAATTGTCCGCTAATCAAGCCTATGAACAAATCAGAGTCTTATGGAAAGAGTTAAAAACTAGCATTAAAAATCTTAATTTAGAGCAATAATTTTAATGAATTAAAATATCATTTTTTTGTGATTTAATAATATTATTTGCCCTATTTATAATCAGGTTTTTGATCCTCAACTTTTAATCCATGTCTCGCTCTAAATCTCTTCAATACTATATCATTGCTCGTATCCTATTAGCCCCTCTAATGTTGTGGACTATTGTGACCATTGTTTTTTTACTGCTTCGGGCAACCCCCGGAGATCCAGTAGATGCGATTTTGGGTGGTAGGGCCCCAGAATCCGCAAAACAAGCTCTTAGGGAACAAATGGGTTTAAATTTGCCCCTTTCGGTGCAGTATTTCAGCTATTTAGGGCAATTATTGCGGTTGGATTTAGGTTCGTCCATCACCAGTCGGGGCTTGAGCGTGGGAGATGTCATTAGTCAATACTTTCCTGCTACGGTTGAATTATCCTTGTTTGCTATGGTAGTGGCGATCGCCCTCGGAGTTAGTATAGGACTACTATCCGCATCAAAACCGAATACTATATGGGATGTAGGCGGAAGACTATTTGGTATCATCACCTACGCCCTACCCCTCTTTTGGATGGGCATGGTAATGCAAATTATTTTCTCAGTACAACTAGGCTGGTTTCCCCTCGGCACTCGTTTTCCCGTGGGTATGGCAACTCCTACCAAAATAACAGGTTTATATGTCCTCGATAGCCTTCTCTCCTTCAACCTACCCCAACTTATTACCTCCCTCCACTACATCGCCCTTCCCTCCATTACCCTCGGCATTCTCATCAGCGGTATCTTTGAAAGAATAGTTAGGGTAAACCTCAAAAAAACCCTCCAATCAGACTATGTAGAAGCCGCTAGGGCTAGGGGGATTCCCGAAAGACAAATTCTCTTCGCCCATGCTTTCAAAAACGCCCTCATACCCGTGATTACCGTCATGGGTTTAACCTTCGCCGCCCTCTTGGGGGGTGCCGTATTAACAGAAGTAACCTTCTCCTGGCCAGGGCTTGGTAATCGATTGTACGAAGCCATTTCCCAAAGAGACTATCCCACCGTCCAAGGAATTATGGTATTTTTCGGCATCATTGTAGTAATTGCCAGTATTGCCATCGATATTATCAACGCTTATATTGACCCCAGAATTAGATATTAAAGCACAAAGCAATGTGATAATCGCCTTTTACATATGATTATTCCTCCAACTCAGTAGAGAATGGGTAATAGGCAATGATAGAATAATCCTTTACTTGATAAAAAAATATTAATTAATTTTTTGATTACTCTAATGTTAAAAAAGACTATTTTAATTTTTCTATCTTGTCTTTGTCTGTGGATGAGTCATCCCCTTGCTAGTATGGCAGACATAGATAATGATCGCTACGATGGTAATATTTTTGTGGTATATGCAGGGAATGGTTCATTAGTTCCTCCTCGTCTGACGTTAAAACAGTCTTTTGAGCGCAAATTACCAGTAATCTTAGTTTATTATTTAGATGATAATAGTGATTCTAAGGAGTTCGCCTTTATTGTCTCCCGTTTTCAAGAATTTTATGGACGGGCAGCGAGTATTATTCCCGTAAATGTGGATACCATTCCTATGAAAAATCGCTATAGCCGTGATGAGGTGGGATATTACTATGATGGGGTGATTCCTCAGACAGTAATTTTAGATGAAAATAGAAAAGAAATTTACAACGGTGAAGGCATTGTCGAGTTTGAGGCAGTGGACGATATTTTAAGGGATTTATTCGATCTTTTACCGCGCTCAGAATCGGTACAATTAAAACGGAGGAATTTTAATCAGTTTAATAGTGAGCTAGTACCTGAAGAAAATTAATTTACAAGGGGTTATCGATAAATAGCCCCTTACCTCTAACTACTTTTAACTGCTTTTTTGGTGAATTCATTAACTATGGATAAATTTGATGTGGTGGTAGTTGGTGCTGGGCCGGGGGGAGGACATTGTGCTAGATTACTAGCTAAAAAAGGGTATAAGGTTTTATTGTTAGAACGATACAAGGATTTTGGTCGTAATAATTTTTCTAGTGCGGGAGTACCCAAGGAAATTCTGAGTAAGTTTAATTTACCTGAAAACCTTGTGGGTAGTTGGTGGAATAGGTTTGTGGTAGTGACAACCCATCGTAAAAGAATATGGCACTCGAAGGAAAATCAAGGTTGTGTTTTAGATTTTCAAAAAATGCGTCAGTTTTTGGCGGATGAGGTGAGTTGTCACGGGGGAGAAGTATGGTTAGGGTGTCGTCATATCGATCATATTGAAAGAGATAATGATGTTTTAGTAACCATTAAAAATAATCTTACTAACACCAAAATTGAAGTCACATCCAAGGTATTGGTAGATGCCACTGGGGCGATGCGAGGGGTTATGTGTGGTAAAGAAAAAAAGAAACCTTCATTAGCGACTGCCACGGGAGTAGAGTATTTAATCGAGGTTGATGAGAAGGTATACAATGCCCATGCAGGGGCATTAACTTTTTTGTTGGGGCATAAATGGATGCCCAAGGGTTACTCATGGGTGTTTCCCATGGAGCAAAATATTCTTAAGGTGGGGGCGGGGATTTATAATCAGCATCATGAGTTAATCAAGGAAGTTAAACCCCTTGGTCATTATATTGAGCTTTTAATTGAGAAGTATTTACAGGCAAAAAATTACAAAATTCTGGATATACATGGGGAAACTTTAAGATATAGTTCTGGTCTTCAGGATACCTATAATGATGGGAGGATAATTGCGATCGGTGATGCTGTTTCTACGGTAAATTGGTTAGGGGGTGAGGGTATTCGTCATGCCATGGAAAGTGCCGATATTGCCCATAGATTTATTTACCAATTTTTGGAGGGGGAAAGGGATAGTTTTGATGGTTATCAACGACAAATGCACTCTATTTTCCTGCAAAAATGGAATCTTTGTGAAAGATTAGCTAAAAGAAAATATAGTCAGGATACTGATGACCTCGTGAATAAGGCATTTTCTTATCTTGAGGGGATGAAGTTAGAGGATGTGGTGGATATTTTGTTTTATTATAAGTTTGAAAAAATATCTAAGGGTTTGGTCGCTTTTATTTTGAGAAAATTACGCTCGATTTTTTTGAAGTAAGAAATATTGCGAAATAACACCCAGAAATGGCGGGAAATATTCACCTTACTATTGCCCATTGCCGTGAGAGAGTCGATCTGAGAGTCACCTCTCAAACCTCTCCTTCAAAACCGTGCTTGAGACTTTCACCTCACACGGCTTCTCCTCGTCTTTTCGATGTTACTTTCACCCCTACATCCCTACGCTCAATTTAATTAATTGACGTTCTAAGGCTTATGAAAAAGTTACTTAACTTCTACTTAGACTGAGGGTGATACGTCAGCATATCCTTAACATTACATTAAGGCATTGGCTTCTTATCACATCCTTCCCTAATTCCCTTACGCTTCACATCTGACTACTTTTTTGAGTAAAATAAACAAACAAAAAAGAGAAGAATTAGAGTTACTTCGTTCCGATGTCACTTTTCACGATGCTTTTAGGTTGAGGTAAGAAGTCCGGAGCCATTAATTAGAGACTGCGTTTTCAAAGGAACATATTTGAAAAACCTGTCCTCGTTGACATTTTGTCTGTGGTTTATCAGCCGATTTAACCACTTGGAACTGATGAACCAAATCCTCTTAGTTTATTTCTTAACCATGAGCATCTACCCTTGGGGAGTTACCAGATTCGGCTTCAAGCTATCCCCTTTTCTTCTAGCTTCCCACCGTGATGATGTTACTTCAAAGCAGTTAGAAGAGAGAGTCAATTGGCAGTACAATGGAAGGAATTTAACCTTCAAGAGACATTAGTTATTCAGATTTCTAGGTTCTGAACGGGTGGTTCTCAAAAAAAAATTGATTAGCACCCAACGAATCGCACCATTCCCCATTCCCTTAAATGATATAATTGTTAAGAAATAATAAGCAAAATTGAGGAAACAAAAATGCCCCATACCATTGTGACAGACGTTTGCGAAGGAATAGCTGATTGTGTTTCAGCTTGTCCTGTTGCTTGTATCCACGAAGGAGAAAGTAAAAATGTCAAAGGCACAGATTGGTACTGGATTGATTTTGATACCTGTATCGATTGTGGAATCTGTATTCAAGTTTGCCCCGTGGAAGGTGCGATTTTACCCGAAGAGCGTCCTGATTTACAAAAGGTTTCTTAAATACAGGGAATGGGCAATGGTAAAACCAATCATTGTCTAATCCTTTTTATTGTTTTGATTTTCCGCCCATTTTTTACTTTATTCTCATGATGATTATTGGTTTTGACCCAGGTCGGGATAAGTGCGGTTTAGCTGTCATGAATCAACATAAGGAAATCTTATTTAGATCTGTGGTCAATTCTTCAAGAGCGATCGCCCTTATCCAAGATTTAATCGCAAAATATAGCCCTAAGCTATTGGTGATGGGGAATCAAACCACCTCTAAGCAGTGGAAAGCAGAGTTAAAAGATAATATAAACTTATCAATCGTTTTAGTAGATGAAAAAAATAGTTCCGTAGAAGCAAGGGAAAGATATTGGTTATTCAATCCGCCCCAAGGGTTAGGAAGACTAATCCCCCTTGGTTTGAGAGTGCCTCCCGAGCCTATTGATGATATTGTGGCAGTGATATTAATAGAAAGATATTGGCATCAACAACAGTAGTTTAACCTCAGTTCGGGATAACAGTTGTCAGTATGGTAGGGGACGTAGCATGCTACGTCCGTACAGGTTACAGGTTGCAGGTTGCAGGTTACAGGTTTAAAATACGACCAGCCTTTGTTAGTTCCTTGATGGAACTAAGTATCAGAAAATTAATTAATACCAAATCCGATTAGTAAAGTTTACTATTATTCACTGTGTAACAATTGACAATAAACAATTGTTATCTTTTGCCTGTTCCCCGTTCCCTGTTCCCCGCCCTAATTAGTATATTATTCAAACAGGATTTAGTATAACATTACAGTTTTTGTAAATTTCTTAACCTGATACCTGACACCCGATACCTGGCACCTTTACAAGACTATAAATTTTATCCCGAACTCAGATTAGTTTACGGTGTCGGAGTTGATTGTTACAATGAATGGTTTGATTATCAATCTTTAATAGAACAACCATGGCAAAATATATTTTATTCGGTAGTTATTGTGAAAATGCGATCGAAAAAAGAACTCCCTACCGTCAAGCCCACCTCGATGGTTTGGCAAAACAAAAAGAGGAAGGAATTTTAATTACTTTAGGGCCTACCAAAGATAATAGTAAAGTTTTTGGTATTTATGAGGCGGATAATGAAGCTATTGTTAAAAATTTAATTGAATCTGATCCCTATTGGCAAAATGGTATTTGGACAGATTATGAAGTCAAGGAATGGATACAAGCATTTTGAATAATTAACAATTCACTATTGACAATGGACAGTTAAACTTCATTCAATCAATTCTTTTTTGTTCAATCTTTTCTAACTTCGTTGTTAATTTTGTTGGGTTTTATGTAACCCAACTTAAAATGACAATAATCTTAATTTATAAATCTGTCGGCATATCAATAATCATAGTAACTAAAATATGAATCAGAAAAAAAGAATTGGAATTTTGACCAGTGGCGGAGATTGCCCTGGGTTAAATGCCATTATTCGCGCAGTGGTGAAATATTCAACTCGCAAAGGTTGGGAAGTATTTGGCATTCCCAGAGGTACCGATGGTTTTGTGGATGTGGTCGAAGGTAATTTAGACATTGATGATTTACGCTTAAAGGATCACGGTTATGATATACCGGGGGTATTGCAAGGGTTAGATATTTTACAATTTATGAGCGGTAGTGTTTTAGGCTCTATTAGTAGGGGTAATGTCACCAATGAAAATGTAACCGAATATATTTTGGAGGGTTATCGCCGTTTGGGTTTAGATGCCCTCATTGCCATTGGGGGAGATGGTAGCTTAGATATTATCTATGATTTGGCGAAAAAGGGTAATTGGAATTTGGTGGTTATTCCTAAAACCATTGATAATGATGTGGCGTTTACAGAGCGCTCGGTGGGTTTTGATACGGCCAGAAATACTGTTACTCAGGCTTTGTATGATTTAACCTTTACTGCCGCTAGTCATGAGCGCATTATGGTGGTACAGGTAATGGGTAGGGATGCGGGGCATTTGGCACTCCATTCTGGCATTGCAGGGGGGGCAGATTGTATTTTAATTCCCGAACTGACGCCCCAGTTAACGGATAATATCATTGATGGTATGACCCAGTATATTGCAAAATTAAGGTGCGATCGCCGCAAGTTCGCCCTCGTAGTCATTTCAGAAGGAGTGAAAGGATTAAAAGGAGAAAAAGATCCTTATATTGCCGAAACCCTTGCCCATTTATTAAAAGAAGCCAGTCATCGCCTCTGTGCCACGGGAGACGAGCGTTATTGTGGTTTGGACTTGGTCGATACTAGAGCCACTATTTTAGGGCATTTACAACGGTGTGGAGTACCTAGTTCATTTGATCGCATCCTAGCCACCCTTTTCGGCATCAAAGCCTTACATCTGATAGAAGAAGAAAGATACAATCGCCTGATTATTTGGCAAAATGGCAACGTAGAAAGTAAATCCCTTGAGCAGATAATGCCCCTTATCAAATGGTGTCATCAGGAAAAAACCTGTCCTTCCCCAGTAGATCCAGAGGGTTTTATGGTACGTACTGCCTTATCATTAGGTATATATTTGGGAGATTCTCACTTATCGGCTACTATGAACTTTGGAAAAGAGAATATTTGTTATCCTGAAGAGTCTTTATCTGAAGGTGATTAACTTTTCTTCGAGGCATAAAAAGCCCTCTAATACTTCAATCGATAAATTTATATGGGTAAAAACAACGATCGCAATAAGGTAAATTATTGGTACAAATGGCTATCCCCTGGCATATTTGTAAAACGTTGGTTGATTACCAGTTTATTCGGTGTTTTACTCACTCTTTTGGGGTTGGCAATATGGGTAAAGCTAACCCCCATTAATCGCCTCATCGATTTTTTGATTGATTTACTTAATCGCATCACCGATGTAATTCCTAGTTATATTTCTGGTCCTTTGGCATTTTTTATCGGTGTCTTTCTTTTGTATTGGGGACAAACTCGCACTTTTGGCTCTATTACCGATGTATTACAACCTGAAAATGAACAAAAGTTAATTGATGCCTTGTGGAATCGTCGTCAACTCACCAAGGGAACAAAAATAGTTGCTTTGGGGGGAGGTACGGGATTATCAACTCTGTTACGGGGTATCAAAAAGTATAGTGCCAATATTACCGCCGTGGTGACGGTGGCGGATGATGGTGGCTCATCGGGTATTTTGCGCCGTGAGTTGGGGGTGTTGCCCCCAGGGGATATTCGTAATTGTATTGCGGCTTTGGCAAATGAGGAAACTTTGTTAACAGAATTGTTTCAGTATCGTTTTCGGGAGGGGGAAGGGTTAAAAAACCATAGTTTTGGTAATCTGTTTTTAACGGCGATGACAGATATTACCCATGATTTGGAAAAGGGTATTTATGCGAGTGCCAAGGTACTGGCAATTACGGGGCGAGTTTTACCTGCAACCCTTGATAGTGTTACTTTGTGGGCGAAATATGATGATGGTTCGGTGGTTCATGGGGAGTCTCAAATTCCTGAAAAACGCCAAAAGATTGTTGATTTTGGTTGTCTGCCTGAGTCTCCCAAGGCGGTGCCTTCGGTGTTAAAAGCTATTCAACAGGCGGAGTATATTATTTTAGGGCCAGGTAGTTTATATACCAGTGTAATCCCTAATTTGTTGGTGCCTGAAATTCGGGATGCCATCGCCCGTAGTTCTGCTCCTAAAATATATGTATGTAATATTATGACCCAACCGGGAGAAACTGATGGTTATACCGTGGCGGATCATATTCGTGCCATTGATGCAGTTTGTGGAGTAAAATTATTTGATGCAGTATTAGTACAAGGGCGATCGCCTTCACCCCAAGCCTTGAGAATATATGCCAATGAATATTCCCATCCTGTTTTTTTGGACAGGGAAGAGGTAAAAAAAATGGGTAGAAGGATAGTAATGGGTAATGTGATGAGTGAAAACCCCGATAATTTTTGCATTCGCCATGATTCGACATTACTTAGCAAGGCCTTGATTCGATGGTATAACAATAATCCTAAACATCGATTTTGGGGCGAGAAATTAGGTTTTTGAGCGGTACTGATACCAAATCCTTGAGAGATTGTATATCTATTTATTAACTTAAAATTGGGCTTCTCATAATCCTTAAAACTTAATGTTTGTAATCATTAGTAAAAAACTATTCCCCGTTCCCTGTTCCCTGTTCCCCGCCCTAATTAGTATATTATTGAAGCAAGATTTAGTATAATGTGATCTCCAACTCAAATTAATGAAATAAAATAGGTGCCACAGAATCAGTACGCCACAACTCATCAAGACGATTGGCAGGAATAGTTAGATATAAAATATCATTATCTTTTAAATGTATTGCTAATAAATCCCATCCATGGATTTTTTTATTGCCCCTAATCACATAAAGGGGAACAAAATCCGCCTGAGTCGCCATACTTTTTATTTCCTGATTACAAAAAGGATGGTTTGGGGTAATCATCGTCGCTAGGGCTACCCAGAGTAAATCCTGAGTCATGCCATTACCCAATATTCTTCCCCCCAAAGCCGCCGCCGCAAAGGAATGGGTTGCCAACTCTGCAGGAGATAATACCGTTTCAAACTGAAATACATCCTGCACACACTCAGCAAATTGGCTCTCTTGTACC
The sequence above is a segment of the Cyanobacterium stanieri PCC 7202 genome. Coding sequences within it:
- a CDS encoding YCII-related protein (PFAM: YCII-related domain~COGs: COG2350 conserved hypothetical protein~InterPro IPR005545~KEGG: cyc:PCC7424_1517 YciI-like protein~PFAM: YCII-related~SPTR: YCII-related protein) — translated: MAKYILFGSYCENAIEKRTPYRQAHLDGLAKQKEEGILITLGPTKDNSKVFGIYEADNEAIVKNLIESDPYWQNGIWTDYEVKEWIQAF
- a CDS encoding protein of unknown function UPF0052 and CofD (PFAM: Uncharacterised protein family UPF0052~TIGRFAM: conserved hypothetical protein, cofD-related~COGs: COG0391 conserved hypothetical protein~InterPro IPR010119:IPR002882~KEGG: syp:SYNPCC7002_A2865 hypothetical protein~PFAM: protein of unknown function UPF0052 and CofD~SPTR: Putative uncharacterized protein) is translated as MGKNNDRNKVNYWYKWLSPGIFVKRWLITSLFGVLLTLLGLAIWVKLTPINRLIDFLIDLLNRITDVIPSYISGPLAFFIGVFLLYWGQTRTFGSITDVLQPENEQKLIDALWNRRQLTKGTKIVALGGGTGLSTLLRGIKKYSANITAVVTVADDGGSSGILRRELGVLPPGDIRNCIAALANEETLLTELFQYRFREGEGLKNHSFGNLFLTAMTDITHDLEKGIYASAKVLAITGRVLPATLDSVTLWAKYDDGSVVHGESQIPEKRQKIVDFGCLPESPKAVPSVLKAIQQAEYIILGPGSLYTSVIPNLLVPEIRDAIARSSAPKIYVCNIMTQPGETDGYTVADHIRAIDAVCGVKLFDAVLVQGRSPSPQALRIYANEYSHPVFLDREEVKKMGRRIVMGNVMSENPDNFCIRHDSTLLSKALIRWYNNNPKHRFWGEKLGF
- a CDS encoding hypothetical protein (KEGG: syn:slr1796 hypothetical protein~SPTR: Putative uncharacterized protein); this encodes MLKKTILIFLSCLCLWMSHPLASMADIDNDRYDGNIFVVYAGNGSLVPPRLTLKQSFERKLPVILVYYLDDNSDSKEFAFIVSRFQEFYGRAASIIPVNVDTIPMKNRYSRDEVGYYYDGVIPQTVILDENRKEIYNGEGIVEFEAVDDILRDLFDLLPRSESVQLKRRNFNQFNSELVPEEN
- a CDS encoding hypothetical protein (KEGG: cyp:PCC8801_0357 hypothetical protein~SPTR: Putative uncharacterized protein) encodes the protein MDNNKPDKDKMLYPRSSYRGEFSPENLMFNANLQEFAQKVSYICNLETNGKLSANQAYEQIRVLWKELKTSIKNLNLEQ
- a CDS encoding FAD-dependent pyridine nucleotide-disulfide oxidoreductase (COGs: COG0644 Dehydrogenase (flavoprotein)~InterPro IPR013027~KEGG: cyc:PCC7424_4688 monooxygenase FAD-binding~PFAM: FAD-dependent pyridine nucleotide-disulphide oxidoreductase~SPTR: FAD dependent oxidoreductase, putative); protein product: MDKFDVVVVGAGPGGGHCARLLAKKGYKVLLLERYKDFGRNNFSSAGVPKEILSKFNLPENLVGSWWNRFVVVTTHRKRIWHSKENQGCVLDFQKMRQFLADEVSCHGGEVWLGCRHIDHIERDNDVLVTIKNNLTNTKIEVTSKVLVDATGAMRGVMCGKEKKKPSLATATGVEYLIEVDEKVYNAHAGALTFLLGHKWMPKGYSWVFPMEQNILKVGAGIYNQHHELIKEVKPLGHYIELLIEKYLQAKNYKILDIHGETLRYSSGLQDTYNDGRIIAIGDAVSTVNWLGGEGIRHAMESADIAHRFIYQFLEGERDSFDGYQRQMHSIFLQKWNLCERLAKRKYSQDTDDLVNKAFSYLEGMKLEDVVDILFYYKFEKISKGLVAFILRKLRSIFLK
- a CDS encoding Resolvase RNase H domain protein fold protein (PFAM: Uncharacterised protein family (UPF0081)~InterPro IPR006641~KEGG: cyh:Cyan8802_2084 resolvase RNase H domain protein~SMART: Resolvase RNase H domain protein fold~SPTR: Resolvase RNase H domain protein) codes for the protein MMIIGFDPGRDKCGLAVMNQHKEILFRSVVNSSRAIALIQDLIAKYSPKLLVMGNQTTSKQWKAELKDNINLSIVLVDEKNSSVEARERYWLFNPPQGLGRLIPLGLRVPPEPIDDIVAVILIERYWHQQQ
- a CDS encoding phosphofructokinase (PFAM: Phosphofructokinase~COGs: COG0205 6-phosphofructokinase~InterPro IPR000023~KEGG: cyc:PCC7424_1263 6-phosphofructokinase~PFAM: phosphofructokinase~SPTR: 6-phosphofructokinase), translated to MNQKKRIGILTSGGDCPGLNAIIRAVVKYSTRKGWEVFGIPRGTDGFVDVVEGNLDIDDLRLKDHGYDIPGVLQGLDILQFMSGSVLGSISRGNVTNENVTEYILEGYRRLGLDALIAIGGDGSLDIIYDLAKKGNWNLVVIPKTIDNDVAFTERSVGFDTARNTVTQALYDLTFTAASHERIMVVQVMGRDAGHLALHSGIAGGADCILIPELTPQLTDNIIDGMTQYIAKLRCDRRKFALVVISEGVKGLKGEKDPYIAETLAHLLKEASHRLCATGDERYCGLDLVDTRATILGHLQRCGVPSSFDRILATLFGIKALHLIEEERYNRLIIWQNGNVESKSLEQIMPLIKWCHQEKTCPSPVDPEGFMVRTALSLGIYLGDSHLSATMNFGKENICYPEESLSEGD
- a CDS encoding binding-protein-dependent transport systems inner membrane component (PFAM: Binding-protein-dependent transport system inner membrane component~COGs: COG0601 ABC-type dipeptide/oligopeptide/nickel transport systems permease components~InterPro IPR000515~KEGG: cyt:cce_0780 permease protein of oligopeptide ABC transporter~PFAM: binding-protein-dependent transport systems inner membrane component~SPTR: Permease protein of oligopeptide ABC transporter) produces the protein MSRSKSLQYYIIARILLAPLMLWTIVTIVFLLLRATPGDPVDAILGGRAPESAKQALREQMGLNLPLSVQYFSYLGQLLRLDLGSSITSRGLSVGDVISQYFPATVELSLFAMVVAIALGVSIGLLSASKPNTIWDVGGRLFGIITYALPLFWMGMVMQIIFSVQLGWFPLGTRFPVGMATPTKITGLYVLDSLLSFNLPQLITSLHYIALPSITLGILISGIFERIVRVNLKKTLQSDYVEAARARGIPERQILFAHAFKNALIPVITVMGLTFAALLGGAVLTEVTFSWPGLGNRLYEAISQRDYPTVQGIMVFFGIIVVIASIAIDIINAYIDPRIRY
- a CDS encoding 4Fe-4S ferredoxin iron-sulfur-binding domain-containing protein (InterPro IPR000813:IPR017896:IPR017900~KEGG: 4Fe-4S ferredoxin iron-sulfur-binding domain-containing protein~SPTR: 4Fe-4S ferredoxin, iron-sulfur binding): MPHTIVTDVCEGIADCVSACPVACIHEGESKNVKGTDWYWIDFDTCIDCGICIQVCPVEGAILPEERPDLQKVS